The following coding sequences are from one bacterium SCSIO 12741 window:
- the ppk2 gene encoding polyphosphate kinase 2 — translation MVNEDPYEEELTAKDLANITSIKGLKLLLKDKKIDYSKALTIMKYEEELVKLQIELVRWQLSILENNQRVAILFEGRDAAGKGGTIRRFIQHLNPRSFRLVALTKPTEVEQGQWYFQRYSTHLPNQGEIVFFDRSWYNRAVVEPVMGFCSPDQYDVFINQVKDFEQMLIDDGIQLIKLWFNISKEEQKKRFKERETDPLKQWKLSPIDKVAQERWDAFTHYKMEMFKHSHTKKNPWIVVEANNKKIARLESIRYVLSQATYPNKGGSGAFLEVDPDVVRLYPDAYKD, via the coding sequence ATGGTAAATGAAGATCCGTACGAAGAAGAGTTGACGGCGAAAGATCTGGCCAATATAACCTCCATTAAGGGCTTGAAACTTCTGCTGAAGGACAAGAAGATTGATTACAGCAAGGCCCTTACCATCATGAAATATGAGGAAGAGCTCGTTAAGCTGCAAATCGAGTTGGTTCGTTGGCAGCTGTCCATTTTGGAAAACAACCAGCGGGTGGCCATTCTATTTGAAGGTAGGGATGCTGCTGGAAAGGGAGGAACGATTCGTCGCTTTATTCAGCACCTCAATCCAAGGTCTTTTCGATTAGTGGCTTTAACCAAACCGACGGAGGTGGAGCAGGGGCAATGGTATTTTCAACGCTACAGCACCCATTTGCCCAACCAAGGAGAAATTGTGTTCTTCGACCGGAGTTGGTACAACCGGGCCGTGGTGGAACCAGTGATGGGATTTTGCTCACCCGATCAATACGATGTGTTTATCAACCAAGTGAAGGATTTTGAGCAGATGTTGATCGACGATGGTATTCAGTTGATCAAACTGTGGTTTAATATTTCCAAAGAGGAGCAGAAAAAACGATTTAAAGAAAGAGAAACAGATCCGCTCAAGCAATGGAAATTGTCTCCCATTGATAAGGTAGCTCAGGAGAGATGGGACGCCTTTACCCATTACAAGATGGAAATGTTTAAGCATTCCCACACCAAAAAGAATCCCTGGATAGTGGTAGAAGCCAACAACAAAAAGATTGCTCGATTGGAGAGTATTCGCTACGTACTATCTCAAGCCACATACCCCAATAAAGGAGGCAGCGGTGCTTTTCTGGAAGTGGATCCGGACGTTGTGCGACTTTACCCAGATGCTTACAAGGACTAA
- a CDS encoding 4-hydroxy-3-methylbut-2-enyl diphosphate reductase, translated as MKKFDIPTHYRSSFIGQIKQARKAGDPRKKDFSPTVLDFGPLRFLIARHFGFCYGVENAIEISYRTVHENQGKRVFLLSQMIHNPLVNRDLEEKGIQFIMDTEGNQFIPWEELTNEDVVIVPAFGTTVEIEERLRKIGIQMERYDTTCPFVKKVWTMSAKLGKAGATVIIHGKHQHEETRATFSHSRENAPSVVVRDIEEARKLAAYMTGEKDAESFYQEFAGKHSQGFDPKIHFNRVGVVNQTTMLASETQEIAEYMKTVMVEKFGEDQIKEHYQDTRDTLCYATNDNQDATYGLLQEDADLAIVVGGYNSSNTSHLVELCEQKFPTYFIDSVDRISESQEIDHFHYETKTNQKSSQFLPEKDPVTLVLTSGASCPDSAIDAVMDKLLSFYPEARSKEEVLQEILDQA; from the coding sequence ATGAAGAAATTTGATATTCCGACGCATTACCGGAGTTCGTTTATCGGTCAGATTAAGCAGGCCCGAAAGGCTGGTGATCCGCGGAAAAAAGACTTTTCTCCTACAGTCCTTGATTTTGGACCCCTTCGTTTTCTCATTGCCCGGCATTTTGGTTTTTGCTACGGGGTAGAAAATGCGATCGAAATCTCCTATCGTACCGTTCATGAAAATCAAGGTAAACGCGTATTTCTGTTAAGTCAGATGATCCACAATCCTTTGGTGAACCGGGATTTAGAGGAGAAGGGTATTCAATTCATTATGGATACGGAGGGAAATCAATTTATTCCCTGGGAAGAGCTTACCAATGAGGATGTGGTTATTGTTCCCGCCTTCGGGACTACCGTTGAAATTGAAGAAAGACTCCGAAAGATCGGCATTCAAATGGAGCGTTACGACACCACTTGTCCTTTTGTAAAAAAGGTGTGGACGATGTCGGCAAAATTGGGAAAAGCAGGTGCCACTGTGATTATTCACGGAAAACACCAGCATGAAGAAACCCGGGCAACTTTTAGCCATAGCCGTGAAAATGCTCCTTCGGTAGTAGTACGAGATATTGAGGAGGCCCGTAAATTGGCCGCTTACATGACCGGTGAAAAAGATGCAGAGTCATTTTACCAGGAATTTGCTGGAAAACACTCCCAAGGTTTTGATCCCAAAATCCATTTTAATCGGGTTGGGGTGGTTAACCAAACGACCATGTTGGCTTCTGAGACGCAGGAAATTGCCGAGTACATGAAAACGGTAATGGTTGAGAAGTTTGGAGAAGATCAGATTAAAGAACATTACCAAGATACCCGCGACACTTTGTGTTATGCGACCAACGACAACCAGGACGCTACCTATGGCTTGTTGCAGGAAGATGCCGATTTGGCTATCGTAGTGGGTGGTTATAACAGTTCCAATACCTCGCATTTGGTGGAATTGTGCGAACAAAAATTCCCGACTTATTTTATTGATTCAGTAGATCGAATTTCCGAGAGCCAGGAGATCGATCATTTTCATTACGAAACCAAAACCAATCAAAAAAGTTCCCAGTTTTTGCCGGAAAAAGATCCGGTAACCCTGGTACTGACCAGTGGAGCCTCTTGTCCTGATTCTGCTATTGATGCAGTGATGGATAAGTTACTTTCCTTTTATCCAGAGGCCCGAAGCAAAGAAGAAGTCTTACAGGAAATTCTCGATCAAGCGTGA
- the rimO gene encoding 30S ribosomal protein S12 methylthiotransferase RimO — translation MRTKSLKKNKVNVVTLGCSKNIFDSEVMMNQLKANSFDVEHDSNAGESSTVIINTCGFIDNAKQESIDTILGWVDAKKEGMVDKVMVTGCLSERYRDDLEVEIPEVDAYFGTRELPRLLKTLKADYKHELVGERLLTTPHHYSYFKIAEGCDRPCSFCAIPLMRGKHISTPMDQLVTHAKQLAAGGTKELILIAQDLTYYGLDLYKKRNLSELLERLSDVEGIEWLRMQYAYPSGFPMDILDVMKNNPKVCNYLDMPLQHISTPMLKAMKRGINRERTIDLIDKIRQTVPDIALRTTLITGFPGETDDHFDELLEWVEQTRFDRLGCFTYSHEENTTAHQLEDNVPEGVKMERANAIMDVQRDISRELNEKKIGNTYKVLFDRKEGDYFVGRTEFDSPEVDNEVLVSAENQYVRLGDFANVKITEAEEFDLFGVVVED, via the coding sequence GTGAGAACAAAAAGTCTGAAAAAGAACAAAGTGAACGTCGTTACCCTCGGATGTTCCAAAAACATATTTGATTCAGAGGTAATGATGAACCAGTTGAAGGCCAATTCCTTCGATGTGGAACATGATTCCAATGCCGGTGAATCATCGACTGTAATTATCAACACTTGTGGATTTATCGACAATGCCAAGCAGGAATCTATCGATACCATTTTAGGATGGGTGGATGCCAAGAAAGAGGGCATGGTAGACAAAGTGATGGTTACCGGTTGTCTTTCTGAAAGGTACCGCGATGATTTGGAAGTAGAAATTCCGGAAGTGGATGCCTACTTTGGAACCCGGGAACTACCTCGTTTGCTCAAAACCTTAAAGGCCGATTACAAACATGAATTGGTAGGTGAACGTCTATTGACCACTCCCCATCACTATTCTTACTTCAAAATTGCTGAAGGATGTGATCGTCCCTGTTCGTTTTGTGCCATTCCGCTCATGCGTGGTAAGCACATTTCAACTCCGATGGATCAGTTGGTAACCCATGCCAAGCAATTGGCGGCTGGAGGAACCAAGGAACTGATTCTCATTGCCCAGGATTTGACTTATTACGGATTGGACCTGTACAAAAAACGCAACCTGAGCGAATTGCTTGAACGTCTTTCTGATGTAGAGGGAATTGAATGGTTGAGAATGCAATATGCTTATCCTTCCGGATTTCCGATGGATATTTTAGACGTGATGAAGAACAATCCAAAGGTGTGTAACTACCTGGATATGCCTCTACAGCACATTTCAACGCCGATGCTCAAAGCCATGAAGCGTGGAATTAACCGGGAACGTACCATCGACTTGATCGATAAGATCAGGCAAACCGTACCGGATATTGCTCTAAGAACCACCCTGATTACCGGGTTCCCAGGTGAAACGGATGATCACTTCGACGAATTGTTGGAATGGGTAGAACAGACCCGTTTCGATCGTTTGGGATGCTTTACCTATTCTCACGAAGAGAACACAACCGCTCACCAATTGGAAGATAATGTTCCGGAAGGGGTGAAGATGGAAAGAGCGAATGCCATTATGGACGTTCAGCGTGATATCTCCCGGGAATTGAATGAGAAAAAAATTGGAAACACCTACAAGGTTTTGTTCGACCGAAAGGAAGGAGACTATTTCGTAGGAAGAACCGAGTTTGATTCACCAGAAGTAGATAACGAAGTATTGGTATCTGCTGAAAATCAGTATGTACGTCTGGGTGATTTTGCAAATGTAAAGATCACTGAGGCAGAGGAGTTTGATTTGTTTGGTGTAGTTGTCGAAGATTAG
- the bshC gene encoding bacillithiol biosynthesis cysteine-adding enzyme BshC yields MDVDCLPYDQISFLPSLIRDYLADRPELKTLYGNRPDLAGFAEQLKQKQLPEENRAVLADVLIEQYQSLDHKEKQLRHIEALRLPNTYSVTTGHQLALFSGPLYFIYKILSTINLAEQLQQAHPDAHFVPVFWMASEDHDFEEINHFFAGDRKISWERDFGGAVGEMSTESLSIDGELKAALGTTRQSEELLDLFQRAYKKHANLADATRYLVHEWLGEYGVVVIDANDRRLKAQFVNQMSQEVTAGTGQDKISKSIQELTQLGYKAQVNPRDINLFYLSPDRRDRMTWEGEKVVLVDADKSWTQEELLAEMQSHPERFSPNVVMRPLYQEVILPNLAYIGGAGEMSYWFELMTMFEAHQVTFPILMLRNSVLHIPLRIRKKMDKLGVKPTSLFKPLHEMEKDWVKTHACDLDLEPETAALEDLGKRLMEKAQSLDASLQGAAAASHKRWFNEIEKINKKMIRAEKRKNEQVMRQLGEIKEAAFPGGTFQERRHNYSWYYLQGRTRMIQVLKEQLDPFCQEITLLFESDRA; encoded by the coding sequence ATGGATGTTGACTGTTTGCCATACGATCAGATTTCCTTCCTTCCCTCGCTCATCCGAGATTATTTAGCTGATCGCCCAGAATTAAAGACTTTATACGGAAACCGCCCTGACCTGGCAGGATTTGCTGAGCAACTCAAGCAGAAACAGCTGCCAGAAGAGAACCGGGCGGTATTGGCCGATGTACTGATCGAGCAGTACCAATCTTTAGATCATAAAGAGAAGCAACTGAGGCATATTGAAGCGCTAAGGCTGCCGAATACCTATTCCGTTACCACCGGACATCAACTGGCTCTATTTTCAGGCCCCTTGTATTTCATTTACAAGATTTTGTCCACCATCAATCTGGCTGAACAGCTGCAACAGGCGCATCCGGATGCTCATTTTGTGCCTGTTTTCTGGATGGCCAGCGAGGACCATGATTTTGAAGAAATCAATCATTTTTTTGCCGGCGATCGAAAGATTTCCTGGGAAAGAGATTTTGGTGGAGCCGTTGGCGAAATGTCTACGGAAAGCCTTTCCATTGATGGTGAATTGAAGGCCGCTCTTGGCACCACTCGTCAGTCGGAGGAGTTATTGGATTTGTTCCAACGTGCCTATAAGAAGCACGCTAATCTTGCAGATGCCACACGATACTTGGTTCATGAATGGCTTGGCGAATATGGCGTAGTGGTCATTGATGCAAACGATAGGCGGCTGAAGGCCCAATTCGTCAATCAGATGTCCCAAGAAGTTACGGCTGGAACCGGTCAGGATAAGATTTCTAAAAGTATTCAAGAGTTGACCCAATTGGGATATAAAGCCCAGGTCAACCCAAGAGATATCAATCTGTTTTACCTGAGTCCCGATCGACGGGATCGAATGACTTGGGAAGGAGAGAAAGTAGTCTTGGTTGATGCGGATAAAAGCTGGACTCAGGAAGAACTTTTGGCAGAGATGCAATCGCACCCCGAACGTTTCTCTCCAAACGTAGTCATGCGTCCCTTGTACCAGGAAGTGATTTTGCCCAATTTGGCCTATATCGGTGGAGCCGGAGAAATGAGTTACTGGTTTGAGCTGATGACTATGTTTGAAGCACACCAAGTGACGTTTCCAATTCTAATGTTGAGGAATTCTGTTCTTCATATCCCCCTTCGAATTCGTAAAAAGATGGACAAGTTGGGCGTAAAACCCACCTCGCTTTTTAAGCCCTTGCACGAAATGGAAAAGGATTGGGTGAAAACGCATGCTTGTGATCTCGATTTAGAACCTGAAACCGCGGCATTGGAAGACTTAGGTAAAAGGCTAATGGAAAAGGCTCAATCCTTGGATGCCAGCCTTCAAGGAGCCGCCGCTGCTTCTCATAAGCGTTGGTTCAACGAAATTGAGAAAATCAACAAGAAGATGATTCGGGCTGAGAAGCGCAAAAACGAACAGGTTATGCGTCAACTGGGAGAAATCAAAGAGGCTGCTTTTCCAGGTGGTACGTTCCAAGAACGGAGGCACAATTATTCCTGGTATTATTTACAAGGTAGAACCCGTATGATTCAAGTTTTAAAGGAACAACTCGATCCTTTTTGTCAGGAAATAACACTGCTTTTCGAAAGCGATCGAGCTTAG
- a CDS encoding T9SS type A sorting domain-containing protein, with protein sequence MTVNSLLTSISLALWLISVQVSAQDTLAFQGFEGTANDNWGITSGNNNSTATGSSDTPSNQRIKSGSASHLTNNATNTLILNGFSNSTHTSRYIEIWTSSTSGTSGNGADGADYIKVFVNNSNSFSATPDLQINGNSNVRYGMDGTGVMEITAGADSTYSYASGGTKTGANALTKIKINISDAWSEVHLKIETKNNSSSEFWNIDDIRLVGTHSCSSPGTAASSFSTSSISQSGMTVSWTRGNGDSVLVLGQALNAVTLDPVDGVHYSADSDFSGSGSSIGGSKVLYKGTGTSVAVTGLSSATTYHFGIYEYNGTGPCFTNNQLNGNETTSCSTPTNVSDLSQTDGYNQLTVNWTLPSCYDEVMLVCKEASTISGTPTGDGSSYTADVSFTGSGTAFDGGKVVYKGTGGSVTVTNLTGGTTYFFRMYSRKSTSWSSGYEESVALAYVPKLIITEVHDPSNLTTARFGELFNSDTTSIDFSFSTFYFCRQTNGGSFTCRQLTGNLEIGGTYVIANNSSTYNSTYGATADSTWGNTSGNGDDGYFLYYGGDNTSGTLVDAYGVLDEDGSGKSWEYTDSRAVRDTSIFSPNETWTASEWSIAGATTSDHSAGYHYGNNPSATFSSSSTIPAGHYGTLVLNGSGQTFTAGGNITVHGKLKLKNGVFNLNGNTLSLGNFVFDCAVSNASSTSYIYGGTVRTYVNNTTGTYQIELGTNGDGWTPSNITFSSATLAPTAYLDATVTASKHPNMDGGVTTFINRYWTIEPTGITNPNYSIELIYQDGDINGTEADLFPVKYGSTWERPANSTAAITDTMGTGSVNTGTNKLTWTGVRSFSIFGGAGNGTPLPVELTQFHAEALENGTQLQWETASEIHSSYFEIQHSANGISFEPIGQVAAAGYSNEIRQYRFWDEQLIEQSYYRLKTVDLDGSYEYSSVFPVIRDSQESNPGFVAYSSQNQVLVKLVRSTQGKVVLMNLDGQIVEECPTTEKDEIQFNSLLNPGVYIISLWNEQGNRLSTQKLEVH encoded by the coding sequence ATGACTGTTAATTCGCTCCTCACCTCAATAAGTCTCGCCCTCTGGCTTATTTCGGTGCAAGTGTCTGCTCAGGATACATTGGCATTTCAAGGATTTGAGGGAACGGCTAATGATAACTGGGGAATTACCTCGGGAAATAACAATTCAACGGCCACCGGAAGCTCGGACACTCCTTCGAACCAACGTATAAAATCGGGCAGCGCTTCCCACCTTACCAATAATGCCACCAATACACTTATCCTTAACGGCTTTTCAAATTCCACTCATACCTCTCGTTATATTGAGATCTGGACTTCTTCCACCAGCGGAACTTCCGGCAATGGAGCAGACGGGGCTGATTATATCAAAGTATTCGTCAACAACAGCAATTCCTTTTCCGCTACACCAGACCTACAAATCAACGGAAATTCCAATGTTCGCTATGGTATGGACGGAACCGGAGTGATGGAAATAACGGCAGGTGCCGACTCCACCTATTCTTATGCCAGTGGTGGAACGAAAACAGGCGCAAACGCCCTGACCAAAATAAAAATCAACATCTCCGACGCCTGGTCAGAGGTCCACCTCAAGATTGAAACCAAAAACAACTCAAGCAGCGAATTCTGGAACATTGACGATATCAGGTTGGTGGGAACCCACTCATGCTCTTCTCCAGGTACAGCCGCAAGCTCCTTTTCAACCTCTTCCATTTCACAATCCGGAATGACTGTTTCCTGGACTCGTGGAAATGGAGATAGCGTATTGGTATTAGGCCAGGCTTTAAATGCTGTCACCCTTGATCCCGTGGATGGCGTTCACTATTCAGCCGATTCTGACTTTTCTGGAAGCGGTAGTTCTATAGGTGGCTCCAAGGTGCTTTATAAAGGTACAGGAACTTCGGTGGCCGTAACCGGGTTATCCAGTGCAACAACCTACCATTTTGGAATTTACGAGTATAATGGCACCGGCCCGTGCTTCACGAACAACCAACTCAATGGCAATGAAACTACATCTTGCTCCACTCCGACCAATGTAAGCGACTTAAGTCAGACGGATGGTTACAACCAACTCACGGTGAACTGGACTCTACCCAGTTGCTACGATGAAGTTATGCTGGTGTGTAAAGAAGCATCTACTATTTCCGGAACACCTACCGGTGACGGTTCCTCCTACACGGCAGACGTCTCTTTTACGGGAAGCGGAACGGCCTTCGATGGCGGTAAGGTGGTTTACAAAGGAACTGGAGGCAGTGTCACGGTAACTAACCTAACAGGCGGAACAACCTACTTCTTTAGGATGTACAGCCGCAAAAGCACTTCCTGGTCTTCGGGTTATGAGGAAAGCGTTGCCCTCGCCTATGTTCCTAAACTAATCATCACCGAAGTTCACGATCCATCCAATTTAACCACCGCCCGATTTGGTGAATTATTTAATTCAGACACCACCAGTATTGACTTTTCATTTTCCACCTTTTACTTCTGCCGCCAAACCAACGGAGGGTCCTTTACCTGTAGGCAATTGACCGGTAATCTGGAAATCGGAGGCACTTACGTTATTGCCAATAACTCCAGTACCTACAACAGCACTTATGGTGCCACGGCCGATTCTACCTGGGGAAATACTTCTGGGAACGGTGATGATGGTTATTTCCTCTATTACGGAGGGGATAATACAAGTGGCACACTGGTAGATGCCTATGGCGTGTTGGACGAAGATGGTTCGGGCAAATCGTGGGAATATACAGATTCAAGAGCCGTGCGAGACACCTCTATCTTTAGTCCAAATGAGACCTGGACAGCATCTGAGTGGAGCATTGCCGGCGCAACTACGTCTGACCATTCAGCTGGTTATCATTATGGCAACAATCCTTCTGCCACATTCTCCAGTTCAAGTACAATTCCCGCCGGACATTACGGAACTTTGGTTTTGAATGGAAGTGGACAAACCTTTACCGCAGGAGGAAACATTACGGTTCATGGGAAATTGAAGCTAAAGAATGGTGTTTTCAACCTGAATGGCAACACGCTAAGTTTGGGGAATTTTGTTTTTGATTGTGCGGTAAGTAATGCCAGTAGCACCTCCTATATCTATGGTGGAACCGTTCGAACCTATGTCAACAACACCACGGGTACTTACCAAATAGAATTAGGTACCAACGGCGACGGCTGGACTCCGTCCAACATTACTTTTTCATCCGCTACATTGGCCCCAACAGCCTACCTGGACGCCACGGTAACGGCAAGTAAACACCCCAATATGGATGGCGGAGTAACCACTTTTATCAACCGCTATTGGACCATCGAACCAACAGGAATCACTAACCCCAATTATTCGATTGAATTGATCTACCAAGATGGAGACATCAACGGAACCGAAGCCGATCTTTTTCCCGTAAAATATGGAAGTACCTGGGAAAGGCCTGCCAACAGCACAGCGGCCATAACCGATACCATGGGAACTGGATCGGTGAACACGGGTACAAATAAACTCACCTGGACAGGAGTTCGCTCCTTTAGCATTTTTGGTGGCGCTGGCAATGGAACACCACTTCCAGTAGAGCTCACCCAATTCCATGCAGAGGCACTTGAAAATGGAACTCAACTCCAATGGGAAACGGCAAGCGAAATTCATTCTTCCTATTTCGAAATCCAGCACTCGGCAAATGGAATTTCTTTTGAACCTATTGGTCAAGTTGCCGCAGCAGGCTACTCCAACGAAATACGGCAATACCGATTCTGGGACGAACAGCTGATCGAACAATCCTACTACCGATTAAAGACGGTGGATTTGGATGGCAGTTATGAATACAGCTCTGTATTCCCAGTGATACGCGACAGTCAGGAATCAAATCCTGGATTTGTTGCCTACTCTTCTCAGAATCAGGTTTTAGTAAAGTTGGTTCGATCGACTCAAGGAAAGGTTGTTCTTATGAACCTGGATGGGCAAATCGTTGAAGAATGTCCAACCACGGAAAAAGATGAAATCCAGTTCAATTCTCTACTCAATCCTGGAGTCTATATAATTAGCTTATGGAATGAGCAAGGAAATAGGCTCTCAACCCAAAAACTGGAAGTGCACTAA
- the guaA gene encoding glutamine-hydrolyzing GMP synthase — MQETILILDFGSQYTQLIARRIRELNVYCEIHPYNHFPAISDDVKGVILSGSPFSVRDEDAPQPDLSDIKGKLPLLGVCYGAQYLAHNFGGEVGASAHREYGRAIMTEVDGNSALFQGVEAGTQVWMSHGDTILKMPENYQLVGSSADVKYAAFEVKDETTFGIQFHPEVYHSTDGLQMLKNFVVGVCGCKQDWTPDSFVDTTVNELKEKLGDDKVVLGLSGGVDSSVAAMLLHRAIGKNLYCIFVDNGLLRKNEFEGVLDQYKGLGLNVKGVDSKSRFYDELAGISDPEQKRKVIGRVFIEVFDDEAHQLEDVKWLGQGTIYPDVIESVSVKGPSATIKSHHNVGGLPDFMKLQIVEPLRSLFKDEVRRVGRSMGLPEELLGRHPFPGPGLAIRILGDITPEKVSILQEVDYIFIQGLKDSGLYDDVWQAGAILLPVQSVGVMGDERTYEKAVALRAVSSTDGMTADWCHLPYEFLARVSNEIINKVKGINRVVYDISSKPPATIEWE, encoded by the coding sequence ATGCAAGAAACAATCCTGATTCTCGATTTTGGATCTCAGTATACTCAGCTGATTGCCAGGCGGATACGTGAGTTAAATGTCTACTGTGAAATCCATCCTTACAACCATTTTCCAGCAATTTCTGACGACGTTAAGGGGGTGATCCTATCTGGAAGCCCATTTTCGGTTCGTGACGAGGATGCTCCTCAACCTGATTTGAGCGACATCAAAGGAAAGCTGCCCTTATTGGGAGTTTGTTATGGCGCTCAATATTTGGCCCACAATTTTGGGGGCGAAGTTGGTGCGTCAGCTCACCGAGAATATGGTCGGGCAATCATGACAGAAGTAGATGGTAATAGCGCTCTTTTTCAGGGTGTTGAAGCCGGAACTCAGGTGTGGATGTCTCACGGAGATACCATTCTCAAGATGCCAGAGAACTACCAATTGGTAGGAAGTTCGGCCGATGTGAAGTATGCCGCTTTTGAGGTGAAAGATGAAACCACATTTGGAATTCAATTTCACCCGGAGGTCTATCACTCGACGGATGGTTTGCAAATGCTCAAGAACTTCGTAGTAGGAGTTTGCGGATGTAAACAAGACTGGACTCCCGATTCATTTGTAGACACTACGGTTAATGAATTGAAAGAAAAATTGGGTGACGATAAGGTGGTTCTTGGTCTTTCAGGTGGGGTTGATTCTTCCGTGGCAGCTATGTTGCTTCACCGCGCCATTGGCAAAAACTTGTATTGCATTTTCGTCGACAACGGCTTACTCCGAAAAAATGAGTTTGAGGGCGTTCTCGATCAGTATAAAGGACTTGGGTTAAATGTGAAAGGTGTGGATTCCAAAAGCCGATTCTATGATGAATTAGCTGGAATCTCAGATCCTGAGCAAAAGCGGAAGGTTATTGGCCGGGTATTCATCGAAGTGTTTGATGACGAAGCCCATCAATTGGAAGACGTGAAATGGCTGGGACAAGGAACTATCTACCCTGATGTGATTGAATCTGTATCCGTAAAAGGCCCATCTGCAACGATTAAGTCTCACCACAACGTTGGTGGTCTTCCTGATTTCATGAAGCTTCAAATAGTGGAGCCCCTTCGTTCCTTATTCAAGGATGAGGTGAGAAGAGTGGGTAGAAGCATGGGCTTGCCCGAAGAGCTTTTAGGACGTCATCCATTCCCTGGTCCAGGACTGGCTATTCGGATTTTGGGAGATATTACTCCGGAAAAAGTATCTATTCTTCAGGAAGTTGACTATATATTTATCCAGGGATTGAAAGATTCAGGATTATACGATGATGTTTGGCAAGCCGGCGCCATCCTTCTACCCGTTCAATCAGTTGGGGTAATGGGTGATGAAAGAACTTATGAAAAGGCCGTTGCATTGCGGGCTGTTTCGTCTACTGACGGGATGACTGCAGACTGGTGCCACCTGCCTTATGAATTTTTGGCACGGGTTTCGAATGAGATCATCAATAAGGTAAAGGGAATTAACCGGGTGGTATACGACATTAGCTCCAAGCCACCAGCTACCATTGAATGGGAATAA